A single region of the Brassica rapa cultivar Chiifu-401-42 chromosome A03, CAAS_Brap_v3.01, whole genome shotgun sequence genome encodes:
- the LOC103858697 gene encoding uncharacterized protein LOC103858697: protein MVFGKESMKKSNLDRFLHCTTPVVPPQSLPKTEIRSLNKIWHHSERENVEYFRLSDLWDCYDEWSAYGAGVPIRLTNGESLVQYYVPYLSAIQIFTSRSSLIRLREESEDGESSFSDSYSEESESDKLSRSAASDEGLEHDALLHPNDRLGYLYMQHFERSAPYARVPLMDKINELAQRYPGLMSLRSVDLSPASWMAVAWYPIYHIPMGRTIKDLSTCFLTYHTLSSSFQDMEPEENGGEKERTRKEGEGVTLLPFGLATYKMQGNVWLSETDQGQDQERVLSLLSVADSWLKQLRVQHHDFNYFSRMAHRG, encoded by the exons ATGGTGTTTGGAAAAGAGTCAATGAAAAAATCGAACCTTGACAGGTTCCTTCATTGCACAACACCTGTAGTGCCACCCCAATCTCTCCCCAAG ACGGAGATTAGGAGTTTGAATAAGATTTGGCATCActcagagagagaaaatgtaGAGTATTTCAGATTGAGTGATCTATGGGATTGCTATGATGAATGGAGCGCTTATGGAGCTGGTGTTCCCATTCGTCTCACTAATGGAGAATCTCTTGTTCAATACTATGTTCCTTACCTCTCTGCTATCCAGATCTTCACCTCTCGTTCTTCCTTGATCCGCTTAAG GGAAGAGTCTGAAGATGGGGAAAGCTCGTTTAGTGATTCGTATAGTGAAGAGAGTGAGAGTGATAAGCTTTCAAGAAGTGCTGCTTCTGATGAAGGACTTGAGCATGACGCTCTTTTGCACCCCAATGATCGTTTGGGCTATCTTTATATGCAACACTTTGAGAGATCAGCTCCTTATGCCCGCGTTCCTCTCATGGATAAG ATCAATGAGTTGGCTCAAAGGTACCCTGGATTGATGTCGCTGAGAAGCGTAGATCTTTCCCCGGCAAGTTGGATGGCTGTAGCGTGGTACCCTATTTACCATATACCAATGGGAAGAACCATCAAAGATTTGTCTACTTGTTTCCTCACTTATCACactctttcatcttctttccAAG ATATGGAGCCAGAAGAAAATGGCGGGGAGAAGGAGAGGACTCGAAAGGAAGGAGAAGGTGTAACTTTGCTTCCTTTCGGGTTAGCCACTTACAAGATGCAAGGCAATGTTTGGCTCTCGGAAACTGATCAAGGTCAAGATCAAGAGCGCGTTCTATCGCTTTTAAGTGTAGCTGATTCTTGGCTGAAACAGCTAAGAGTCCAACACCATGACTTCAACTACTTCTCAAGAATGGCTCACCGTGGCTAA